GGCATGCACAGCGTACGCCAGGCTGTCAATGTGAAAGAAGGTCCTGTGGTCCAGGGACCAGTCCAGACCATTGGAGATGTCCACTTGGTCTAACTGTTTTATTACTGATAGGTCAGGGAAAAGAGTATAGAGAGCCCCTTGCCGTCTTGCTCGGATCCCTGGTGCTGTCTCCTCAGCCATCGTgcctgaaacaaaagcagaagtgttgcTTAGGATGGAAAAGCTTGTTCCTACAGAAACCACGCCTGGCCAGAAGTTTCCTTTAACTTTTAGGAAGAAATCCTAGCAACAGGCATTGTTGTCACACTCCTTTAAGCTTTTATGACTTCAGCTATTATTCATTGGATATCGAATGCTCTAGTGTAATAGTCTGCCTCAAATAGCGAGTACATCTCCAACCCAAGGTAACACTCAGTGACAAAGTAGCTGGATTGTGGAGACATTGTGAGGATGGAGAGTTTGTAGAAATGGGCCCTATACACCAGAGGGTGGTAAAGGCCATGTGGGAAACAGCGGGGTGgtagaaggagagaaaaatcctCGCCCTTGTGGCAGTGAGAATGGGGCAAACTGGATGCTGTCAGAGTAGTGAGACAGAGAAGAGGGGCTGTCCCAGGGAGGTGATACTGGCCAATGGTAGGACAAGCTTCTGTGTCTCAGTGAGCTTTCAGTCTTAGGTAGTGAGACTGAGAAGAAAGCCACAAGACACCAAAGGCTGAGGTTTTGCTTACAGtcctcaaagggaaaaaaaaacaaaggacgCAGGCAAGTGTCACATgctcttgtttttctgtaggCTACTTCTATTATTCAAATGCACTGTGACCTCAAAATATAGGTGCTGCAAATCACATGGCTACCtcagaaaacagtaaaagaataacagagttatttttttttaagtcaaacTATTCTTCGGTGTTGCACTCATCATTTAGTTCTGAATCAGCAGAGAGAGCTCTACAATGAAGGGTGGTAAGCAGCCTATAAGgagcatttacattttctttcagctgtgacAATCTGTTTCTGTTGGTCTCATATCTTGTAAGATTTCTGAGCTGCTTTTACAACATTTGGCCATACCTGCTGTTGAGATCACTGATCCACTCTGCACAGCTAGGAGCAGGTGTGCGAAGTGGATTTTCTTTAACTTCTCTCCTATTCTCACTCTGAAGTCCAATGACACATCATCCCTAAAGCATAACTGGGAGTCAAAGGTATTTGCTGATCTTAGCAAATATGAAATAAGATGACATGGCTGGCTGACAGATTAAGCGTGGGGCCATTTCCTCGCTCATCGGTCGCTCTCTGCTCCCACTGTGGATGGCTGtgtttggaaggaaaacaagcacaGGGGCACCCTGACTGCATCGGAACCATTGGCAGCCCAAGGCTTTCTGCCATTGATTCCCACAGGCTGACCACGTGCTACAGATTTTGGGGAAATGCCATCTGCCAAGCAGAAGCAGAGCCTTCCTGCCCGACAGTCCTTGTGGGCAGCCCCTGCCCTCATCTAGATCAAAGGATTCAGGTTTGCATGTCCTCCTCCATTGGGTGATGGGaggctgaagcagcagctgagcgcAGCACTCACAAGATCACCCACACTGGCGACAGTGGTTTTTGTGGGGAACTCAACAAAGGAGTTGACGTGGAATAAAATGCACTACATAAAACACACCATCATTGGATCCTCTTTGCTCCAGAGGAAAATTCTGCTGGGACTTACCAGCAAAGTACCTCCCCTTTGGATCCACTTTGCCATCATTGAACCTGTTGTTGAGTTTATCCTGCTCAAGCTCAAGGATGGTGGTGACCTTCTGGGTGTCCCAGTCCAGAAAGGCAAACTTGGTGCCCAGGGTGATGACATAGCCCTGGGACTGCCGTAGGGCCACAGAGCTGACGCGGGCATCTGTGGGTGACAGGAAGCACAAAACGATAGACACCTCCAGGCCCACCAGGGACCCTGACTTCCCCCACCTCTCCAAGGGCACCCCTGACACAAGAAAGACCCAGCTGATGCAAACATGGCAAATGCAACATTTCTCCAGTCACCTCTGCAACACCCTCCCCTCTTAAGGACCACATCTTGCCATCTTCTTGTCCTCCAAATATCCCTGCCTCctgggcacacacagcccttGGGACAAAACCTTTCCCTCTGCAGACACAGAGGAGACTCCTGAGACAAGCGCATACCCCTGATAGCAGTGCCCTTACCCACAGACACGCACTGCACCTCGCGGCTGACCGCGCTCCAGCGGCAGACTTTTTGGCCATTAATGTCGACGTAGACGAGCGCGTTCTCCCGTTCTTCCCAGACTGGGCATTCTCCCATCCGGTTCTTCTCCTTCACGACAGATTCAATTCTAATGGAGGAGGACATGGCTTGAGGGGAAGAGAGTCAGGAACTGGTTTAACAAAATGCTCTCCGTCCATGCATTTTTCATACTGACAGTGCTTGAAAGCGGGATTTGTGATTGGAAAAGCCCCTCAAATCCCAAACAGTAGAGTAATATAGGAGGCTCCCGTAGACATTTCCATGGTCTCAGGTTTTATCCTACCCGCTCTGGTTTGAGCAATCACCACCTTTACTCAGCTATTGCAAAACAGAGGGGGCCTTGGCACCCATAATCAGCGCTCACAGAGGTGCCACTGCTGCACCCACCCATCAGAGATGAGAGATGTGCTCTGGGAGCCGGCCAGCCCCTGACACAACGCTCTTCCTATAGCTTACTATTGTTTGCAGGCATTGTTTCCCAGCAGGTGAGCTGAGGATAAGATTTGCTGATAATTCATTAGCACTAAATACACTTCAAATTTAAGTGGGAAGAGCCAGTAACCACCATGAGTGAAAACATCCGCATTTGGGAGGCAGGGACCATTCCGGCACTTTGGTCCCAAGGTGAGGTCAAGACAATTGGTTTTGCCCTAGAATATATCCTTCTCTCCCCAGAAACAGTGTCTGAAGAAGATGCTGAGAGTGTGGGACCAACACATTAATCACTAATAAGCGATTTTGTATGTACACATTAAGGTATGGGGTGGTATTTATTGGACTTCATTGGTTCTTTGCCCAATTGCTATGTCCATATAAATGCAATATATACAGAGCATCTCTGGGTCTCTGCTTTGACACCAGACTCCGttgaagaaaaatgcaggcaAAATCATGTCTAAAGTAAAAATCCAAATACACTACGAGatgccagaaaaaaacaacctcctAAAACCCCATTTTGTGCAGCacctcacagctgctgcccacagcactAACATGTCAGCAATGAGcgtgcaagaaaaaaataatacttccAAGCAGAAGCCATCAAACCCTGCCATATTCTCCCCGAAAGGAATACAAGAGGCTAAAAACACCCTGATCACTCTGGCTGTGTCCCCTCTGCGGAATGTCATCAGCATTTCAGCCTCCTGAACCCCCTATGGGAGTGAGGCTGTGTGCGCTATTTCTTCTTAGGAATGAAGAACTGATGTCAAAACATccacttgaaaatgaaaagcaaagccagTACAAGTCAACAACTGGCCTTACAAGGCTCCTCTACCGTTTTACTCCCTCCCCTGCCAGCAGACATCAATTCATTCTTAATTTCAAGCCAGAACTCTGCAAAAGACAACAGACAGCTGAAGCTTTAATGCAAGTACAGAGCAACAGCAGCCGTGTACAGTGAGGAATTGTAAGCACCATCTTCCCTGGGCCATCAGCTGATCGCTTCCACCAAGCTGTAGGGCACTAATGCGAAACTCCGCGAGTAATCAAAACAACACACCTGCTGAGGAAAGGATTGCAGGACTGGGGCTGATGCCTCTTTTCCAACATGAAACTGgctgctgttttcagagctgATTAAAAATGAGTAAGAGCTGATGCTatcagcagcaggcaggaagcCGGCTGTGCTTTCCATGCAGTCAGCAGGAGAGGCCATGGGCCAAGCAGCACAACACATGATGGGAAAAGTCCTTGCTCAGTGTTTTCTTGTGTCATGagagcaggagaggaagagagacaCTGCACCACACACATACCCTGGGGCTAGCCCCGTCTTCCCCAGTTTAGGGGCAAACTAGTATTTCAGCTGACAAAAAGGCGTGCTGAGGTGGCTTCCCagactttatttttcccccttgtcTGGCATTGGCCATTTTCTGGTCTATGGAAGTGCAAGTGGGTGATGCTGAGTGCCTCTccccacccagccctgccctgcagagGGAGGGTGGTCTTGTGTGAAatcaggagttggacttgatgatcctccCAACTtgggacattctatgattcaaaggTGATAACAATGTGAGGAGCAGATAGGGACATGGCAGAGACAGAGCCCAGCCAGGGGCAGCCAGGGCCACTCACAGCATTCTGGCCCCCTGGCAGAAGCCTGTCCTGAACTGGCACACAGGAACAATGCATTTCCTTACCTATGTAGGAACGTAACAAACACACTAAGTTCATGCTCAAATTACTCACCCAAGATAAGCAAATAACTGAGTTAGACCACAGCCATCATCGTTTCAAACCCACAGATAAAAACTTCAGAGCCCTAAGCCAGAGACCAACTCTAACGTTCCTCACCAAAGCCAGTAGCCCTGGTGACTTGaccttccccagcacacacaaACCAAGTCATGCAAAGGGAGGAAACCTCTGCCCCACCACAGTAACAAGCAAATTGTGCACACTGCCTGGCCAGCAAGCAGCTTGGGTGCAATTGGAGGCTCCTTCTGTCCCCCTGCCCAGGGACCCCCAGGCCCACAGCACTGAAGACATCCCCATACCACCCCAGACCTGATATACTCACCGGTGCGCCTGGATCCCAACAGAGTTCTGCCCCCAGTCCATTCTGCACCACCTCTTCGAGTCTTTCTGCCTCCTACCCCACTGACTCCTCATCTACCTCTACGCCAAGCATCATGTCTCCCAGCCCAGGGCACCGTTTTGATGTCCCTAGTGCCTCCCTTCCCAGAGGCCATCTCAGAGGCTTTGTGGTCTCTGGGCACAATGGTGCAAACCTGCAGCAACCCCCGCCATGCACTTTCATCTGCCTTTAACTGTCAGTTTGCAAAGCACAAACGTAAAGCAAAGTTGGCCATGCACACCCATACCTGTGTCTGGGGCTACCCACTCCCTTGCAGCGCTTCCTGCTGGGCTCTAGCCTTGCTGATCTGCTCCGGTGCTGCTTTTATAAGCCCCAGCTCTTCCCAACAGTGCAGCAGGTGGAGCGTAGCAAGGCACTAGCGCACATTGCATATTAATGCAGTGTATAAATACTGTTATTTCTCTCGTGTTACCTACAGGCATGCACTCAGACAATAGCACTGAATTTGTTACTGCAGCTATGCAAGTGTTCAGCAAATCTGTCGTTCCTCTCCTTTTTACACCAGACCCTGAATTACCCTTGCATAGCTTCTTCTCCTTACAGTACAGTCCAACTTTACTCTGGAAACTTTGCTTTGCGTATCATTTGGCCATCCCCAGCCCTTAAAGTCTTTCTTCAGCCAGACAGTCCccacctgcagccagcagtgcagtCCTGGGGACAAGCAACATGGTTAGAGCTAGTGAAAGCACAGTCACTAACACACTCCAGAAAGCCACTCACCCCAGAAGTCCGCTCAATGGCGCTGTCTGAAAACCAGAGGAGGACTCCTCTCCTTGAGGGTTCACCCTGCTGTAGGACAGAGACGGTCCCGTCCCAACCTTCagctgggaagagctgaagCTCCCCCAGGCACACAGCTCTACCTGCTTTTATTCTGGCAGAGCTCTTTTGCCTGCAAAGGATTATTTGAGATTTCCCCAGCTTGGTTGGGAATAAATATGCTTCACCTATGACTATAGATTTTGGTCACGAGGATGAAAAAGCCCTcagggcacagcagctgctcctcctgatACAGTTTCTCCTGTCATTGGGCTCTTGCTCAACCCTACATGAAATCAAGTAAGTGCCATTAATAAGACAAGGCCTGAACAAAAGCCAGGAAGCCATGCAGGGAGCCAGCAGGTGGGAGGGAAAGGCTGGGCAGTAGAAACCTCTCAGACCATGTGTGGGCCCATGCTCTGTCAGGAAGCTCCAGTTAGAATATGACCCAGTTCCCAGGGCACTGGAGGCACCTCTGGCTTTGGCACTGAGGACTGCCGCAGTGCAGTCCCACCAGGTTTTGGTAATGTGGTAAgtacagctctgccagcagagtGGGCTCTTCCTCACCACTCCGTGCCTGTGAAACCAGTGGGAAGAAGTGCAGCAGGTATTCTATGAAAGGGAGAGATGGCATTTCTTCCTAGAATCTCTAGCTAAGTTTCCTGTGCCTGCCCACCCTCCcagagcagtgggcacagaggTATGTGCCCAAGGTGCCTTCCTGCAACCCCCCACACATGGAGCAGAGGATGGGGACATAAAGCAAATTGCAAATGAGACAGGAgaataaacaataaaaagatgtttgtagaatcacagaatggcctgaggtgaaaaggacctcaaagatcatccagtttcaaccccctgctatgtacagggtcgccaaccaccagaccaggctgtccagagccacatccagcctggccttgaatgcctccagagatgggacatccaACATCCCCCTtaggcaatctgttccagtgcgtcaccaccctctgtgtgaaaaacttcctcctaatatctaacctaaacctcccctgcctcagtttaaaaccattcccccttgtacTATCACTATCCACACTCGCAAACAGCCGtaccccctcctgtttatatgctcccttcaagtactggaaggccacagtgaggtccccttctctcctccaagctaaacaagcccagttccctcaacctttcctcgcaggagaggtgttccagccgTCcaatcatcttagtggccttcctctggaccttctgcaagagctccacatcttccttgtgctggaagccccaggcctggactcagtactgcagatggggcctcacaagagctgagtagagggggacaatcacctccctctccctacTGGCTACCTCTcctttaatgcagcccagaacacagttggccttccagcctgcaagtgcacactgctggttcacgTCCAGTTTCTCATCCACCTGGaccccaggtccttctccacagggctgctctcaagatcttctctcagtctgtataaatacttgggattgccccagcccaagtgcaacaccctgcacttggccttaccGAACCTCATTAAGTTCACATGGGTTCACTTCTCCAgactgtccaggtccctctggaaaCAAAGTATTTCATTAGAGTAAAAAGTCACAATATCCAATGGTTTATTAGGGTGAGAATCTTTTACTACAACAAAATATACCATTAGATATTTCAGTCTAAAAATATTCCAcgtatttcattattttttcctcctttcttgaTGAGATACTGTAATTGTGTTACGGTTTCAAGGCAAAAGATGCTGAACACCCAGATAAGACCTTCTGACTTGTCTTGCTTAAGTCAGTTTTCTCGAATCCATTCCAAAGAGTACACACCTAACCCGCAAACGGATATGGTGGGATTCCTTTCACCCCAAGCCCAGTGATCTaccaaaaaaaagagaagggagaaaaaaaaacataaatgcaaTAAGTCGCCACTACCAAACATTCCTCTTTCACAATCAGACTTGCTTTAATTTAGATGGTGTCCAACCTGACATACTACTGCATTGTGTATCCAGCAGCTTATCACAGGCTGGAATTTCAACCCACGCTCTCTACACACTAAGCAATCACAGGCCAGAGGCCACTCCTCAGTCCATCGTCCATTTCCCAAAAGCCTCTTCTCAGATGCTGCCAAGCCTTAGTTCTGTAATGCCCAATGTAGCTTTTGGTATGCACCTATACAGGAGTGAGGGGTCTTAAAAACACAATCCTCAGGTGATACATCTTTTAAAGAGAGCATTTAGTTATATCTAGAggataaataaaagcagatgtttttatCTGCCATTGTTTAGGGTAATAAATAGAAAACTCCCTCCTGGGAGGGGAGCAGTAAGAAGAGGTGAGGGCGTAGGAAATTTGCACTGCCAGCTACAATATACCATGTATTACAGTGCCTATGGGACATTTCCTGCCCCATTTTATTTGCTGGTATGGATATCACTggtaataaattttaaataaaaaaaaacattgtcaAATCTCTGAATACATTTATGTTTCTCCTCCTGcaacaggaatgaaaaatatgaaCTTCACATGTACGGATGACACTCTAACAACCACCCTCCTCCTGCTTCCCACCACTCCAACTGTTGTGTTGTCTAAgtgcaggagggaaaaaataaagagcctTCTAAAACGAAAGGAAAAAGACTCATTCACCTTGAAAACCCCACCAGCCTGCGGCTGCCGTGAGAGCCACTCTCTATCCATCCCATCGCTGGCAGAAGTCACATACATCTCTGAATAATCCTTTCctccaaagcagcaggaagTTGTCTTGTCAACAGGAAGCTTCACCGTCTGGATTCTTTTTCCTGGAGAAAAGCATGCATGCTGTTTCTTGTTTGTCTGCTTACAGCaagaaatttaaacaaattattGCAAATAAGCCCCGTGGAACCTGGCGTTCCGCAGAAGCAAACAGGGGAGGCCCTGGGAGGTCccatgctgtgtttcagcacaCGCACGGACACCGGGACACAGAAGGCAGGTTTCTGTTAGCCACACTGCTGCCGACCGGGTGTTATTTGACAAGTTTCAATCTCAGTTATCACAAATGAATCGTGGCCCAAAACCCAAATTAGAGCACGTCCTCTAATTAAACGCTAACATCCATAGCACAGACATCCACATCTGAGCTCATCATCTAGGCTGCCATATAGgcaatggaaatgaaatttaattccTCCCTAAAACAGGTCACATGAAACCTGCCCCAGACCTGCTGACTTCTCTGTTTTAACTACAAAGGAAGCCCGGAGCAAGCAAAGCTCGTGCAGCTCTTGCTATGCCGCCACTGCCTGAAGTTAAGGAAGATTAATTCCTAGAAGATTTTCCTGAAATTTTAATAACCTTTCAAATACAGCTTGCATAAAACAGAGATCACGGGACACGTCTGAAGTTTACAAAAAACTCAGGGCTACCATAAATATTATGCATTTATTATGCCAAGAAATAACTACCATCCTAATGACAGAAGTAAACAGATTGCCTCTGGTCTTAACCAGAAGATTGCTGAGACACTTCAAAGCAGATTTCTCTACAACTCCTCCAAATTCTGGGCAATATAATAATGGCTTGTAGCCATCATGCCTGTCTTGTTTACCTACAATTGACCTTCACTTTCTAGAAATACATATGAATCCCTTACAAAATATGTAATTTCCCTGGCTCTTCAGTTATATGTGCACAAGGCCTGGTCCCCTTACAGTAACACACTGTTCAGTGATGTGTTGAAACTGCGGGATAGCAACCTCGATGTTGGGAACTCgacaaaagagagaaagaatggaaaatcgGGTCGGCTGAACACCTGTGAGAAGTTTTTGGTCAGCTTAAGAGTAAGGTAACGTTTCCCAGGATGTGTTCATCAAAGCATTTTTGTCTTACTTATTGTGTCCTTGAAAAACTTTTGCCTCACCCAACAAGCTGCGCTTTGGTCTTCTGCAATGCAGTATCAGTACTGCAAAGAACTGACAGAAGCACACATCATATGGCTTCACCTGTTCCACAGTACTGAGCGAGgcacagtgaaaaagaaagacgtagctgtaggtgtcatagtatcatcatagtatcatagtatcgtgcgagttggaagggaccttagagatcatcgagtccaacccctaagattcgagccctctgtgtagcagcgcggcacttctaccacttgcgccacaggggggattcgaacccgggcctctggtgttgcaagcggcagttcttccactgCTTATTTCCAGAGAGTTGGAataaaaggtcccttccaactcaaaggattctgtgactctacTTTTATTAAGCCACTGGTGCAGTTCAGACACAATTTTGGCACAGGCCCACCTGGTTGGGGTTGCTACTCCCCAGGGGTAGTTTGGGCTCTGTTTTTGGTGTGAGAAGTTACACTGGCTGTGCAGTATAAGTCACGGTATGGCACATGGTGCAGGACTAAGGGACCTATTTTGCTTGCTAGCATGAATGTAACCCATAATTCCAAATCTTGGGACTGAGAGGGGTGTGtgggcttgtttttgttttgctaaatgCCCTCACACAAGAGATTGGATACTTTTATACTGTCTTGCcttcatttccaaaataaacGAAAGAAAACAGCGAGCTAACAGTGGTGAAAGAACCTCTTGTATGAAATAGGGAAGTCTGACTCTGTGATTCCTGATGTTGCATAAGAAACTTCTTTGATGCTGACCCACAgtagaaatcaaaataaatgtttaggaaaaaaaaaaaatcataaccAGTGTAACGGCGCTTGGGTTATATACAAATGTGGtcattcccttctttccctgAGAAAAGTAAATTTAtctaaatatatacaaaaattGGGTGAGAAGAAGCCCTGTCTGTTGCCTGGGAGTGACAAGGACCAAAATGAGTTCCAAGGCAATGATCCTGCCAActggctccagcagcacttAGTGGTTACTCAGTCAGCTGGAAGTGGAGGGATTACATGGCTAAATGGGTTATGTGGTGTCTTGTAAAACACTCCAGAGGCcaccctaaaaaaaaaactgtctgACACAAAGTCTgagcagaaaggagagggaagggcaCTGAGAGGCTGAAAACATGCATCAAAAGAGAAGAAGCATGAGCCCATGAGATAAGGGAAAAGGTCCTGATTGCATTTGCAAAGTGGCCCCAGGGGAGAACGGCCTAGATGATACTGTTTACAAAACTCTGAGATGAGCGATGTCTTCCTGGAGATGTGAGAAAATCCAcacctggctgctctgaaatccacctgaaaaagtatttttctatGTTTGGTTTCTGTAGATGAGAAAAACCTTAATAAAAATTTCAGACACTCCGTATAATCAAGGGATATAAAAAACAATCAATGAGGAAGAATTGGAAAATAACTAATTTCCCATTAAAAGGCATGGTTTCATAAAACCA
The sequence above is a segment of the Excalfactoria chinensis isolate bCotChi1 chromosome 1, bCotChi1.hap2, whole genome shotgun sequence genome. Coding sequences within it:
- the LOC140258701 gene encoding regucalcin-like, translating into MSSSIRIESVVKEKNRMGECPVWEERENALVYVDINGQKVCRWSAVSREVQCVSVDARVSSVALRQSQGYVITLGTKFAFLDWDTQKVTTILELEQDKLNNRFNDGKVDPKGRYFAGTMAEETAPGIRARRQGALYTLFPDLSVIKQLDQVDISNGLDWSLDHRTFFHIDSLAYAVHAFSYDVHTGKIACPRLVYHLEEEERMPDGMCIDVEGKLWVACIDGGRVIRIDPETGKRIQTVRLPTSRITSCCFGGKDYAEMYVTSAYDGLDEATLAKEPQAGEIFKITGLGVKGIPQNFFAA